The proteins below are encoded in one region of Neisseria bacilliformis:
- the greA gene encoding transcription elongation factor GreA: MKKIPLTIRGAELLKSELQQLKSVARPEVIAAIAEARSHGDLSENAEYEAAKERQGFIEGRIAEIEHKLSHAHVINPAEIHAEGKVVFGATLDLEDLDSGEHVRYQIVGEDEADIKAGKISVGSPIARALIGKEEGDVAEVQAPGGVREYEIVAVEYV; encoded by the coding sequence ATGAAAAAAATCCCCCTCACCATACGCGGCGCGGAACTGCTCAAAAGCGAACTGCAACAGCTCAAAAGCGTCGCCCGCCCCGAAGTGATCGCCGCCATCGCCGAAGCCCGCTCGCACGGCGATTTGTCGGAAAACGCCGAATACGAAGCCGCCAAAGAACGCCAGGGCTTCATCGAAGGCCGCATCGCCGAAATCGAACACAAACTCTCGCACGCCCACGTCATCAACCCCGCCGAAATCCACGCCGAAGGCAAAGTCGTCTTCGGCGCAACCCTCGATTTGGAAGACCTCGACAGCGGCGAACACGTCCGCTACCAAATCGTCGGCGAAGACGAAGCCGACATCAAAGCCGGCAAAATCTCCGTCGGCTCGCCCATCGCCCGCGCCCTCATCGGCAAAGAAGAAGGCGACGTGGCCGAAGTGCAGGCTCCCGGCGGCGTGCGCGAATACGAAATCGTCGCCGTCGAATACGTCTGA
- the hfq gene encoding RNA chaperone Hfq yields MTAKGQLLQDPFLNALRKEHVPVSIYLVNGIKLQGQVESFDQYVVLLRNTSVTQMVYKHAISTIVPARAVSLQHETKAAEGETPAE; encoded by the coding sequence ATGACAGCTAAAGGACAGCTTTTACAAGATCCTTTTTTGAACGCACTGCGCAAAGAACACGTGCCGGTTTCCATCTACCTGGTCAACGGCATCAAACTGCAAGGCCAAGTCGAATCGTTTGACCAATACGTCGTCCTGCTGCGCAACACCTCGGTTACGCAAATGGTGTACAAACACGCCATCTCCACCATCGTTCCCGCCCGCGCCGTCAGCCTGCAACACGAAACCAAAGCCGCCGAAGGCGAAACCCCGGCAGAATAA
- a CDS encoding HI_0552 family protein produces MLTPQHSRLFDIPFYQFAQLKKYQPESIPQIKADYKAAWQDWQTLIKQVAAELGEPFAPPHIERWCNGWQVRAHFFAYFKYAQHRDAAAILSVLLNRRRLTVSLDWHCYKANVSPIALPQYNQWLDALDHKRYVAFDLWHGTENEYADYGTVADTPAELQDDEDFFCIGKHIERDDLGKTDSAAWIAQTIRQLVPLYEACFK; encoded by the coding sequence ATGCTCACCCCGCAACACAGCCGCCTGTTCGACATCCCCTTCTACCAGTTTGCCCAGCTCAAAAAATACCAGCCCGAAAGCATCCCGCAAATCAAGGCCGACTACAAAGCCGCCTGGCAGGACTGGCAGACCCTCATCAAACAAGTCGCCGCCGAACTTGGCGAACCCTTCGCCCCGCCGCACATCGAACGCTGGTGCAACGGCTGGCAGGTACGCGCCCACTTCTTCGCCTACTTCAAATACGCGCAACACCGCGACGCCGCCGCCATCCTCTCCGTCCTCCTCAACCGCCGCCGCCTCACCGTCAGCCTCGACTGGCACTGCTACAAAGCCAACGTCTCCCCCATCGCCTTGCCCCAATACAACCAATGGCTGGACGCGCTGGATCACAAACGCTACGTCGCCTTCGACCTCTGGCACGGCACAGAAAACGAATACGCCGACTACGGCACAGTCGCCGATACCCCCGCCGAGCTGCAAGACGACGAAGACTTCTTCTGCATCGGCAAACACATAGAGCGCGACGACCTCGGCAAAACCGACAGCGCGGCATGGATCGCCCAAACCATACGCCAACTCGTCCCCCTCTACGAAGCCTGTTTCAAATAA
- the uvrB gene encoding excinuclease ABC subunit UvrB, producing MQVIQYENSPFKLHQPFPPAGDQPTAIAGLLEGLSDGLAYQTLLGVTGSGKTYTMANVIAQSGRPAIIMAHNKTLAAQLYAEMREFFPENAVEYFVSYYDYYQPEAYVPSRDLFIEKDSAINEHIEQMRLSATKNLMTRDDVIIVATVSAIYGIGDPTEYQQMVLSVKEGDTIEQRDIIATLVSMQYERGDLDFKRGSFRVRGDVIDVYPAESSENALRISLFDDEIDRLDMFDPLSGSLHQRVGRYTVFPSSHYVTPRDTVLRACESIKEELRERIEFFAREQRPVEQQRIEQRTRFDLEMLYEMGFCKGIENYSRHFSGKKEGEPPPTLMDYLPDNAIMFIDESHVTVTQIGGMYKGDASRKQNLVDYGFRLPSARDNRPLKFHEFEKVMPQTIFVSATPAKYEEEHAGQVVEQVVRPTGLVDPQIIIRPVATQVDDLMSEINDRIQKGERVLVTTLTKRMAEQLTDYYSELGIKVRYLHSDIDTVERVEIIRDLRLGLFDVLVGINLLREGLDIPEVSLVAILDADKEGFLRSHRSLIQTIGRAARNVNGVAILYADKITDSMKAAIDETERRREKQIKFNEEHSIVPQQIKKQVKDIIDGVYHEEDSGKGRLKGKSKVKVGEIHNEEDAIKEIAKLEKAMQQAARDLQFEEAAVLRDRIRNIKENLLFGAE from the coding sequence ATGCAAGTCATCCAATACGAAAACTCCCCGTTCAAACTCCACCAGCCCTTCCCCCCCGCAGGCGACCAGCCTACCGCCATTGCCGGCCTGCTCGAAGGGCTTTCAGACGGCCTTGCCTACCAAACCCTGCTCGGCGTAACAGGCTCAGGCAAAACCTACACCATGGCGAACGTCATCGCCCAAAGCGGCCGTCCCGCCATCATCATGGCGCACAACAAAACCCTTGCCGCCCAGCTTTATGCCGAGATGCGCGAGTTTTTCCCCGAAAACGCGGTGGAATATTTCGTCTCCTACTACGACTATTACCAGCCCGAAGCCTATGTGCCCAGCCGCGATTTGTTCATCGAGAAAGACAGCGCGATCAACGAACACATCGAGCAGATGCGCCTTTCCGCCACCAAAAACCTGATGACGCGTGACGACGTGATTATCGTCGCCACCGTGTCCGCCATTTACGGTATCGGCGACCCGACCGAATATCAACAAATGGTGTTGTCCGTCAAAGAGGGCGACACCATCGAGCAGCGCGACATCATCGCCACGCTCGTTTCCATGCAGTACGAACGCGGCGATTTGGACTTCAAACGCGGCAGCTTCCGCGTGCGCGGCGACGTGATTGACGTGTACCCCGCCGAAAGCTCCGAAAACGCCTTACGCATCAGCCTGTTTGACGACGAAATCGACCGCCTCGATATGTTCGACCCGCTTTCAGGCAGCCTGCACCAGCGCGTCGGCCGCTACACCGTCTTCCCCTCCAGCCACTACGTTACCCCGCGCGACACCGTATTGCGCGCCTGCGAGTCCATCAAAGAAGAACTGCGCGAACGCATCGAATTTTTCGCCCGCGAACAACGCCCAGTCGAGCAACAACGCATCGAACAACGCACCCGCTTTGACCTTGAAATGCTCTACGAAATGGGCTTCTGCAAAGGCATCGAAAACTATTCCCGCCACTTCTCCGGCAAAAAAGAAGGAGAACCGCCGCCCACGCTGATGGACTACCTGCCCGACAATGCCATCATGTTCATCGACGAAAGCCACGTTACCGTTACCCAAATCGGCGGCATGTACAAAGGCGACGCATCGCGCAAGCAAAACCTCGTGGACTACGGCTTCCGCCTGCCTTCCGCCCGCGACAACCGTCCGCTCAAATTCCACGAATTTGAAAAAGTCATGCCGCAAACCATCTTCGTTTCCGCCACCCCCGCCAAATACGAAGAAGAACACGCCGGACAGGTGGTCGAACAAGTCGTCCGCCCCACAGGGCTGGTCGATCCCCAAATCATCATCCGCCCCGTCGCCACCCAAGTTGATGACTTAATGAGCGAAATCAACGACCGCATCCAAAAAGGCGAACGCGTACTCGTTACCACCCTCACCAAACGCATGGCGGAGCAACTCACCGACTATTACAGCGAACTCGGCATCAAAGTGCGCTACCTGCACAGCGACATCGACACCGTCGAGCGCGTTGAAATCATTAGAGATTTGCGGCTCGGCCTGTTTGACGTACTCGTCGGCATCAACCTCTTGCGCGAAGGTCTCGACATCCCCGAAGTCTCCCTCGTCGCCATCCTCGACGCCGACAAAGAAGGCTTCCTGCGCTCCCACCGCAGCCTGATTCAAACCATAGGCCGCGCCGCGCGCAACGTGAACGGCGTCGCCATCCTGTACGCCGACAAAATCACCGACTCTATGAAAGCCGCCATCGACGAAACCGAACGCCGCCGCGAAAAACAGATTAAATTCAACGAAGAACACAGCATCGTACCGCAGCAGATTAAAAAACAGGTCAAAGACATCATCGACGGCGTGTACCACGAAGAAGACAGCGGCAAAGGCCGTCTGAAAGGCAAAAGCAAGGTTAAAGTCGGCGAAATCCATAATGAAGAAGACGCGATTAAAGAAATCGCCAAACTGGAAAAAGCCATGCAACAGGCTGCTAGGGATTTGCAGTTTGAAGAGGCGGCGGTGTTAAGGGATAGGATTAGGAATATTAAAGAGAATTTGTTGTTTGGGGCAGAGTGA